In a single window of the Danio rerio strain Tuebingen ecotype United States chromosome 20, GRCz12tu, whole genome shotgun sequence genome:
- the srsf5b gene encoding serine and arginine rich splicing factor 5b isoform X2 produces MSGCRIFIGRLNPSAREKDVERFFKGYGRIRDIDLKRGFGFVEFDDPRDAEDAVYELDGKELCNERVTIEHARVRLRGGRGRGGGGRFPARYGRGSQDSRRNPPPMRTENRLIVENLSSRVSWQPDCCVVWKSSLMVELSPTGSLSLLNPLPLSPTTSRLPPIA; encoded by the exons ATGAGCGGTTGTCGTATTTTCATCGGTCGGTTAAACCCCTCTGCGCGGGAGAAGGACGTCGAGCGCTTCTTCAAGGGCTACGGGAGAATCAGAGACATCGACCTCAAACGAGGCTTCGGTTTTGTG GAATTTGATGATCCAAGAGATGCTGAAGATGCTGTTTATGAGCTTGATGGAAAAGAGCTCTGCAATGAGAG agtGACCATTGAACATGCACGCGTTCGTCTGCGTGGAGGCCGAGGTCGTGGGGGTGGAGGACGTTTCCCTGCTCGGTATGGTCGAGGCTCTCAGGACAGCCGAAG GAACCCTCCGCCAATGCGCACAGAGAATCGCCTCATCGTGGAGAATTTATCATCAAGAGTGAGCTGGCAG CCTGACTGTTGTGTCGTATGGAAGAGCTCGCTAATGGTGGAGTTAAGCCCTACAGGGTCCCTCTCTCTGCTTAATCCACTCCCATTGAGTCCCACGACTAGTAGACTTCCGCCGATCGCATGA
- the slc10a1 gene encoding hepatic sodium/bile acid cotransporter — MVVTINPTTELNLSSFDWSVNTTANDSTFNETADMVIRLALIVLLFITMVSLGCTMDISKIKDHLMKPKGVVIAVGAQYGIMPFTAFCLAKLFRLSPMESLSVLICGCCPGGNLSNIFALALQGDMNLSIVMTACSTVLALAMMPLLLYLYSWGFSNLVDFVPFTGIIFSLILILVPCGIGILLNYRVPQYSKIITQAGLTLMLISCIVIGVLAGVADGGQIFKVLSSQLVATAALMPLTGYIFGYILSALFRMNEPCRRTVSMEVGCQNIQLCTTILKVAFPAEIIGRLYFFPVIYIVFQIVEALIFIFLFRCHQKLRPSQKGTQAYRTVERAAEVTNEPQQ; from the exons ATGGTGGTCACAATTAATCCAACTACTGAATTGAACCTTTCAAGCTTCGACTGGAGTGTAAACACCACGGCAAATGACTCTACATTTAATGAAACTGCGGATATGGTCATCCGCTTGGCTTTAATTGTCCTTCTTTTTATCACCATGGTGTCTCTGGGCTGCACAATGGATATCTCAAAGATCAAGGATCATCTCATGAAACCCAAAGGAGTGGTGATTGCAGTAGGGGCTCAGTATGGCATCATGCCCTTCACTGCCTTCTGCCTGGCAAAGCTGTTTCGGTTAAGTCCTATGGAGAGTTTGTCTGTGCTAATTTGTGGCTGCTGTCCAGGAGGAAACCTCTCAAACATTTTTGCTTTGGCCCTCCAGGGAGACATGAACCTCAG tATTGTGATGACCGCTTGTTCCACAGTCCTGGCGTTGGCCATGATGCCCCTCTTGCTCTACCTGTACAGCTGGGGTTTCTCAAACCTGGTGGATTTTGTTCCCTTCACTGGAATCATTTTCTCTCTTATTTTGATCCTGGTGCCCTGTGGAATTGGAATCCTACTCAACTACCGAGTGCCCCAGTATTCTAAGATCATCACCCAG GCTGGATTGACGCTCATGCTGATCTCTTGCATTGTGATTGGCGTACTTGCTGGTGTGGCTGATGGAGGACAGATTTTCAAAGTACTGTCATCTCAACTTGTAGCCACTGCTGCATTGATGCCGTTGACTGGATACATATTTGGATATATCCTGTCCGCACTGTTTAGGATGAATGAACC TTGCAGACGGACTGTGTCTATGGAGGTCGGTTGTCAAAACATCCAGCTTTGTACCACAATCCTGAAGGTGGCCTTTCCCGCTGAGATCATTGGTCGGCTGTACTTCTTTCCAGTCATCTACATTGTGTTCCAGATTGTCGAGGCGCTGATCTTTATATTCCTGTTCAGATGCCATCAGAAACTGAGGCCATCTCAAAAAG GAACACAAGCCTACAGAACAGTAGAAAGAGCAGCTGAAGTGACGAATGAGCCCCAGCAATGA
- the srsf5b gene encoding serine and arginine rich splicing factor 5b, with protein MSGCRIFIGRLNPSAREKDVERFFKGYGRIRDIDLKRGFGFVEFDDPRDAEDAVYELDGKELCNERVTIEHARVRLRGGRGRGGGGRFPARYGRGSQDSRRNPPPMRTENRLIVENLSSRVSWQDLKDFMRQAGEVTFADAHRPNLNEGVVEFASHSDLKNALEKLSGKEINGRKIKLVEASRKKSRSRSRSNSSSRSRSRGRSASRSRSRSRSHSPKSHNRSRSRSRSASASPVRPKEAPRPESASPPASAQHPPRSRSRSRSRSRSRSRSRSRSRSPSTDSRH; from the exons ATGAGCGGTTGTCGTATTTTCATCGGTCGGTTAAACCCCTCTGCGCGGGAGAAGGACGTCGAGCGCTTCTTCAAGGGCTACGGGAGAATCAGAGACATCGACCTCAAACGAGGCTTCGGTTTTGTG GAATTTGATGATCCAAGAGATGCTGAAGATGCTGTTTATGAGCTTGATGGAAAAGAGCTCTGCAATGAGAG agtGACCATTGAACATGCACGCGTTCGTCTGCGTGGAGGCCGAGGTCGTGGGGGTGGAGGACGTTTCCCTGCTCGGTATGGTCGAGGCTCTCAGGACAGCCGAAG GAACCCTCCGCCAATGCGCACAGAGAATCGCCTCATCGTGGAGAATTTATCATCAAGAGTGAGCTGGCAG GATTTAAAGGATTTCATGAGACAAGCTGGAGAGGTTACTTTTGCAGATGCCCATCGGCCAAATCTGAATGAAGG CGTGGTTGAATTTGCTTCTCATAGTGATCTGAAAAATGCCCTGGAGAAGCTGTCTGGGAAGGAGATCAATGGAAGGAAAATCAAACTTGTTGAGGCGTCCAGGAAAAA ATCCAGATCTCGCTCTCGCTCGAACAGCTCATCCCGTTCTCGTTCCCGAGGCCGCTCTGCTTCCCGCTCCCGAAGCCGTTCTCGTTCTCACAGCCCTAAATCCCACAACCGCTCCAGAAGTCGCTCCCGTTCAGCCAGCGCTTCTCCTGTGCGGCCCAAAGAAGCTCCTCGTCCTGAATCAGCATCTCCTCCAGCCTCAGCACAGCATCCACCTCGTTCTCGCTCACGATCCCGCTCCCGCTCTCGTTCCCGTTCTCGCTCCCGATCCCGCTCCCGCTCCCCATCCACTGACAGCCGCCATTGA
- the srsf5b gene encoding serine and arginine rich splicing factor 5b isoform X1: protein MEGKPVLCHTVITCVLDLKDFMRQAGEVTFADAHRPNLNEGVVEFASHSDLKNALEKLSGKEINGRKIKLVEASRKKSRSRSRSNSSSRSRSRGRSASRSRSRSRSHSPKSHNRSRSRSRSASASPVRPKEAPRPESASPPASAQHPPRSRSRSRSRSRSRSRSRSRSRSPSTDSRH from the exons ATGGAAGGAAAGCCTGTGCTCTGCCACACTGTAATCACTTGTGTTTTG GATTTAAAGGATTTCATGAGACAAGCTGGAGAGGTTACTTTTGCAGATGCCCATCGGCCAAATCTGAATGAAGG CGTGGTTGAATTTGCTTCTCATAGTGATCTGAAAAATGCCCTGGAGAAGCTGTCTGGGAAGGAGATCAATGGAAGGAAAATCAAACTTGTTGAGGCGTCCAGGAAAAA ATCCAGATCTCGCTCTCGCTCGAACAGCTCATCCCGTTCTCGTTCCCGAGGCCGCTCTGCTTCCCGCTCCCGAAGCCGTTCTCGTTCTCACAGCCCTAAATCCCACAACCGCTCCAGAAGTCGCTCCCGTTCAGCCAGCGCTTCTCCTGTGCGGCCCAAAGAAGCTCCTCGTCCTGAATCAGCATCTCCTCCAGCCTCAGCACAGCATCCACCTCGTTCTCGCTCACGATCCCGCTCCCGCTCTCGTTCCCGTTCTCGCTCCCGATCCCGCTCCCGCTCCCCATCCACTGACAGCCGCCATTGA